The stretch of DNA TCTTGGCAACCTTTCACCGTCAACACGAGCGGGTCAATAATGAGATTTTCGAGCGGCAAGCCGACTTCTTCCATGCGCGGCACGAGTTTTTCGAGCGCGAGCGACACGCGCGATTCCGCGCTGACCGGAATGCCTTCCTTCGCCATCGTCAAGCCAATGAGTTGCGCGCCGTACTCGGCGGCGACGAGCGGCACGGCTTCGAGACGTTCCGCTTCCGCCGAGGTCGAGTTGATAATCGCGCGTCCGCGCGGAATTTTCTTCAAGCCGGCTTTGATCGCTTCGAGATTCGTCGTGTCGAGCGACAACGTGAAATCAGTCCCGACCGCTTCTTGCACGACTTCGACGAGCCAGGGCACGATTTCGGTGCCGGCTTTTTTCTGCGGACCGACGTTCAGGTCGAGCGCGCTCGCGCCGTTTTGCATTTGCTTGCGCGCGAGGTCAACGAAAAATGCGCCGTCGCGATTCGCGATGCCTTCCTTGACTTTGGGTGAGATGATGT from Chloroflexota bacterium encodes:
- a CDS encoding dihydropteroate synthase, with the protein product MYIIGENIHIISPKVKEGIANRDGAFFVDLARKQMQNGASALDLNVGPQKKAGTEIVPWLVEVVQEAVGTDFTLSLDTTNLEAIKAGLKKIPRGRAIINSTSAEAERLEAVPLVAAEYGAQLIGLTMAKEGIPVSAESRVSLALEKLVPRMEEVGLPLENLIIDPLVLTVKGCQEFVPQCVEAVRILKQSGLPVKTNAGLSNVSNQVPNELRPLLNRTYMVMLMAVGLDMAIADPLDHHLKEFIRIVEARDGSTPVGKLLVTLFDRTAAGEEVTPDDVDMQDLDQVAIWKTIQVLLNKVIYADAYLNV